The sequence GCCGAGCACCTCGGCGTCACCAAGCAGGCCGCCAGCCAGATGGCCGACGAACTGGTCCGCAAGGGCTACGTGGCGCGCGGCCCGCACCCGGCCGACGCCCGCGCCCGCCTGCTGACCCTCACCGACAAGGGGTGGGCGTGCACCCGTGCCGCCGACGAGGCCGCCGAGGAGGCGCTGCGGCCCTGGGCCGACGCCATCGGCCCGGAGCGGCTGGCCACCGTCCGGGCGGCCCTGTCCCGCCTGACCGTCCCCGGCCGCATCCGGCCCACCTGGTGACACGCGGCTCGCGGGCCGGCCACCGGCAGGACCTCAGGACCGTCCGCTCAGCCGACGTCCCCCCGGCCGGCCGACGCTTCACGCGGGGGTCGCGGGCTCGGTAGCATCCCGCGCGGTTGACGTCAGATTCTCGGAGGAACCGTGCACCACAAGCTCCAGACCCGCGCGTTCCAGCAGGTCGCGCCCCTACTGCAGGCCGGCGAGCAGCCGGTCGTCGCGACCCGCGCGTCGGTCGGCAGCTTCTCCTCCGGCCGCCTCGGGGCGGTCGTCAAGCAGACGCTGATCGCCGAGGGCGCGGGTGCGCTGGGCGCCGCGCTGTCCTCCAGCACCAAGCAGTTCGTGGTGCTGACCACGCACCGCATGATCTTCCTGTCCCAGACATTGCTGGGCGGCCCCGGCAGGAAGGTGCTCGGCGAACTTCCCCGCGGTCACGCCGTCCTGGCCGAGGCGAAGTGGGGCATGGTCAGCCTGCTCCGGATCGCCTTCGGTGACTCCGGCGACGGCGTCGCCATGACGTTCCCGCGCGTCGACCGGAAGAACGCCGAGGCCCTGGCCGCCGCCCTCCAGCAGTCCCCGACCGGCTGAGCGGCCCGGACGCGATC is a genomic window of Actinoplanes teichomyceticus ATCC 31121 containing:
- a CDS encoding MarR family winged helix-turn-helix transcriptional regulator, encoding MRRDLLDLPVLLLGAASALVDGINAGVHARGFTDLRPAHGFAFVRLAPDGATVVELAEHLGVTKQAASQMADELVRKGYVARGPHPADARARLLTLTDKGWACTRAADEAAEEALRPWADAIGPERLATVRAALSRLTVPGRIRPTW